The Lycium ferocissimum isolate CSIRO_LF1 chromosome 1, AGI_CSIRO_Lferr_CH_V1, whole genome shotgun sequence genome includes a region encoding these proteins:
- the LOC132067848 gene encoding cytochrome P450 71A1-like, with translation MPYLKAMIKETFRLYPPVPLLVARETMLKSILQGYEIQPKTINVSPWAIARDPEIWENPEKFIPERFLNSSIDFKGQDHELLPFGAGWRGCPGIAFGAATVNLILSNLLYAFDWELPCGMKKEDVDTDVLPGITMHKKNHLCLLPKNYL, from the exons ATGCCTTATCTCAAAGCAATGATAAAGGAGACATTTAGATTATATCCTCCCGTTCCACTCCTAGTGGCAAGAGAAACAATGCTGAAATCCATACTACAAGGGTATGAAATTCAACCAAAAACTATAAATGTTAGTCCTTGGGCTATTGCAAGGGATCCTGAAATATGGGAAAATCCAGAAAAATTTATACCTGAGAGATTCTTGAATAGCAGTATTGATTTCAAGGGCCAAGATCATGAGTTGCTTCCATTTGGAGCAGGCTGGAGAGGTTGCCCAG GTATTGCATTTGGTGCTGCCACAGTGAATCTTATACTTTCAAATCTTCTTTATGCATTTGATTGGGAATTGCCTTGtgggatgaagaaagaagatGTTGACACCGATGTTTTGCCTGGAATCACTATGCATAAGAAAAATCATCTTTGCCTTCTCCCTAAAAATTATCTTTAG